In Pseudomonas lalkuanensis, the following are encoded in one genomic region:
- a CDS encoding BON domain-containing protein produces MKQTFTKWTFAAVTAAAMSLPFATGAYAETSGHSMLAASETMQKAEDAVSDTWITSKVKSTFLADKNLSGMDIKVETNQGVVALSGTVQSDAERDLAIDTAKSIKGVTAVSADGLKSAQ; encoded by the coding sequence ATGAAACAGACTTTCACCAAATGGACCTTTGCCGCTGTCACTGCCGCCGCCATGAGCCTGCCGTTCGCGACCGGCGCCTATGCAGAAACCAGCGGTCACTCGATGCTGGCAGCCAGCGAGACCATGCAGAAAGCCGAAGACGCGGTCTCTGATACCTGGATCACCAGCAAGGTCAAATCCACCTTCCTGGCCGACAAGAACCTCAGTGGGATGGACATCAAGGTTGAAACCAACCAGGGCGTGGTCGCACTGTCCGGTACGGTGCAGAGCGATGCCGAACGTGACCTGGCCATCGATACCGCCAAGAGCATCAAGGGTGTCACTGCGGTTTCCGCCGACGGCCTGAAATCCGCCCAGTAG